From Deltaproteobacteria bacterium, a single genomic window includes:
- a CDS encoding tripartite tricarboxylate transporter substrate binding protein, with amino-acid sequence MRQLGWMGRSLFLLAVAVVLVPRRAAAAWQPTKPVEFVIPAGTGGGADLMARFVTAIIQKENLAPVTFLPTNKSGGAGAEAFLYVKESKGNPHVIVITLSNLFTTPLHTGVPFNWKDLTPVSMLALDYFILWVNGETPYKTATDYINAAKAGQFKMGGTGAAQEDQILTIQLEQNFGIKLIYVPFKGGGEVCTNLVGKHVDSTVNNPSECVGNWKANRVRPLAVLDSSRIKLPDWDKIPTMKEATGKDVAYLMLRGIFTAPGVSKDVQDYYVGLMKKVTQSADWKKYISDNALKDDFMSGPEFVKWLEQAEILHKDLMSKGGLLKK; translated from the coding sequence ATGAGGCAGCTGGGCTGGATGGGAAGGTCTCTCTTTCTCCTCGCCGTGGCGGTGGTGCTCGTTCCCCGGAGGGCTGCCGCCGCATGGCAGCCGACGAAACCGGTCGAGTTCGTCATCCCCGCGGGCACCGGGGGAGGGGCCGATCTGATGGCCCGGTTCGTCACCGCCATCATCCAGAAGGAGAATCTCGCCCCAGTGACCTTTCTCCCCACGAACAAGTCCGGAGGCGCGGGCGCGGAAGCTTTCCTCTACGTGAAGGAGAGCAAGGGCAATCCGCACGTCATCGTCATCACCCTCTCCAACCTCTTCACCACGCCGCTGCACACCGGGGTCCCATTCAACTGGAAGGACCTGACGCCGGTCTCCATGCTGGCGCTCGATTACTTCATCCTCTGGGTGAACGGCGAGACGCCGTACAAGACCGCGACGGACTACATCAACGCGGCGAAGGCCGGACAATTCAAGATGGGCGGCACGGGGGCGGCCCAGGAGGACCAGATCCTCACCATCCAGCTGGAGCAGAATTTCGGAATCAAGCTGATCTATGTGCCGTTCAAGGGCGGCGGCGAGGTCTGCACCAACCTGGTCGGCAAGCACGTCGACTCCACCGTCAACAACCCCTCCGAGTGCGTCGGCAACTGGAAAGCGAACCGCGTGCGCCCGCTGGCGGTGCTGGACAGCTCGCGGATCAAGCTTCCCGATTGGGACAAGATCCCCACCATGAAGGAAGCTACGGGCAAGGACGTCGCGTATCTCATGTTGCGCGGGATCTTCACCGCGCCCGGCGTCTCCAAAGACGTGCAGGACTACTACGTCGGACTGATGAAGAAGGTGACCCAGTCGGCGGACTGGAAGAAATACATTTCCGACAACGCCTTGAAGGACGACTTCATGTCCGGCCCCGAGTTCGTCAAGTGGCTCGAGCAAGCCGAGATCCTGCACAAGGATCTGATGAGCAAGGGCGGCCTGCTGAAAAAATAG
- a CDS encoding tripartite tricarboxylate transporter TctB family protein, which yields MRTGQILMALGIIAFAVAVMVQAVDVGSRWVDGQAGAGFFPFWLGVLLAVCGVIALVQAVRTSPGAAKFFHDRTGVMSVVKVTVTAAGMLVLTYLVGFRLASIAYLFVYLRFIGKHRWPAVIAMSLLIPISGYYLFERVLQVALPRGIIEIPYLD from the coding sequence ATGCGGACGGGACAGATCCTGATGGCGCTTGGCATCATCGCCTTCGCCGTCGCGGTGATGGTGCAGGCGGTCGATGTCGGATCGAGGTGGGTCGACGGTCAGGCAGGGGCGGGGTTCTTCCCCTTCTGGCTGGGAGTGCTGCTCGCGGTCTGCGGCGTGATCGCGCTCGTCCAGGCGGTGCGGACGTCGCCGGGAGCGGCGAAGTTCTTCCACGACCGGACCGGCGTGATGTCGGTGGTGAAGGTAACGGTGACCGCCGCCGGCATGCTCGTCCTCACCTACCTGGTCGGCTTCCGCCTGGCGTCGATCGCCTACCTCTTCGTGTACCTCCGCTTCATCGGCAAGCACCGCTGGCCGGCGGTCATCGCGATGAGCCTGCTCATCCCCATCAGCGGCTACTATCTCTTCGAGCGCGTTCTCCAGGTCGCTCTTCCCCGTGGGATCATCGAGATCCCCTACCTCGACTGA
- a CDS encoding tripartite tricarboxylate transporter permease: protein MSYGLGVAVHPVNLLAGALGVIVGTTIGVIPALGPTQGAALLLPIVFRLPPATGLIFLSGLYMGAIYGGSVTSILFNIPGTPMSVASAFDGYPMALKGHGSRALAGSALSAFIAGTACIVLFTFFARPLAEYALTWGPPEYFSVMLLAYAALAGLEGGSLVKSSISVLIGLILTGVGVDIITGMPRITFGSTNLLAGVKFLVVVVGMFGIGELLRAAEENIMTKSAVKAKVRIADIVGALREMAGYWKTFLRSTLIGFWIGVLPGTGATPASFVGYGLAKRFSKNPEKFGTGALEGVVAPESAASSAEVGSLLPLVTLGIPGSPTAAVILGALMIWGLQPGPLLMIDHPEIVWGFIASMYIAATLSMILNLFAIPLWTQILKIPFTVQVPLIVFLCYIGGYTENNTLFTMWMVLVFGVIGFLFKKFGYPLSPLVVAIVLGDDTESSFRRSLILSSGNPSIFFTRPVSLVLLLLALALFLFPLVSPAMKKFRKRPAASARIAKESEAASPAPPLPENVQVDGSKVEGG, encoded by the coding sequence TTGAGCTACGGCCTCGGGGTTGCAGTACACCCGGTCAACCTGCTCGCCGGCGCGCTGGGAGTGATCGTCGGGACCACTATCGGCGTGATCCCCGCGCTGGGCCCCACGCAAGGGGCGGCGCTGCTCCTGCCCATCGTCTTCCGCCTTCCACCCGCCACCGGGTTGATCTTTCTCTCCGGCCTCTACATGGGGGCGATCTACGGCGGCTCGGTGACCTCCATCCTCTTCAACATCCCCGGCACCCCGATGTCGGTCGCCAGCGCCTTCGACGGGTATCCGATGGCGCTGAAAGGGCACGGCTCCCGCGCTCTCGCCGGGTCGGCGTTGTCCGCGTTCATCGCCGGAACGGCGTGCATCGTCCTCTTCACCTTCTTCGCCCGGCCGCTGGCCGAATACGCCCTTACCTGGGGACCCCCGGAATACTTCTCGGTGATGCTCCTCGCCTATGCCGCGTTGGCCGGGCTCGAAGGCGGGAGCCTGGTCAAGAGCAGCATTTCCGTGCTCATCGGACTGATCCTCACCGGCGTCGGCGTCGACATCATCACCGGCATGCCGCGCATCACCTTCGGGTCCACCAACCTGCTGGCGGGCGTGAAGTTCCTGGTGGTGGTGGTGGGCATGTTCGGCATCGGCGAGCTCCTCCGCGCGGCGGAGGAGAACATCATGACGAAGTCGGCGGTGAAGGCGAAGGTCCGGATTGCGGACATCGTCGGCGCCCTGAGGGAGATGGCGGGGTACTGGAAGACGTTCCTCCGCTCCACGCTGATTGGGTTCTGGATCGGCGTCCTTCCCGGCACCGGCGCTACCCCGGCCTCGTTCGTCGGCTACGGGCTGGCGAAGCGCTTTTCGAAGAACCCGGAGAAGTTCGGCACCGGCGCGCTGGAGGGCGTGGTCGCGCCCGAGTCAGCCGCGTCTTCCGCTGAGGTAGGCTCGTTGCTCCCGCTGGTGACCCTCGGCATTCCCGGCTCGCCGACGGCGGCGGTGATCCTCGGCGCGCTGATGATCTGGGGCCTGCAGCCCGGGCCTTTGCTGATGATCGATCACCCGGAGATCGTCTGGGGCTTCATCGCCAGCATGTACATCGCGGCGACGCTCTCGATGATCCTCAACCTGTTCGCAATCCCGCTCTGGACCCAGATCCTCAAGATCCCTTTCACCGTCCAGGTCCCGCTGATCGTGTTCCTCTGTTACATCGGCGGGTACACCGAGAACAACACGCTCTTCACCATGTGGATGGTGCTGGTCTTCGGCGTGATCGGATTCCTGTTCAAGAAGTTCGGATACCCCCTCTCGCCGCTGGTGGTCGCCATCGTGCTGGGCGACGACACAGAGTCTTCGTTCCGCCGCAGCCTGATCCTCTCCAGCGGAAACCCGTCCATTTTCTTCACCCGACCCGTATCGCTCGTTCTGCTGCTGCTCGCGCTCGCGCTCTTCCTCTTCCCGCTCGTCTCGCCGGCGATGAAGAAATTCCGCAAGCGGCCGGCCGCGAGCGCGCGCATCGCGAAAGAAAGCGAGGCGGCGTCACCGGCGCCGCCGCTGCCTGAAAACGTCCAGGTCGACGGGTCCAAGGTGGAAGGAGGATGA
- a CDS encoding sodium:calcium antiporter: MSFARRTRHILWLLAASLVALQWIVVRLAGVQLPHLWVAILSGVGIFGAAVLLSWAAEVAQVDIPQSLALAFLALIAVLPEYAVDMYFAWQAGKDPTYTQYATANMTGANRLLIGFGWAAVVVCYWLKTRKKAVELEPSHSMEISYLTLATAYSFVIPLKGTLSLIDTAVLLAIFGFYVVSASRAGMSEPELGGPSELLGELPKFQRRSATVALFAIAGLTIGLAAEPFAESLLATGRAYGVEEFILVQWIAPLASESPEFIVAILFALRGNPGASIGTLISSKVNQWTLLIGMLPLAYSASSGQATAMSLDRRQVEEVLLTAAQSLFGVAVIANLRFSLIEALVIAVLFGSQLFFPSPAVRYVYSFGYIALTLMFLITNRDNRRGFFDVRRLRPGHATNGPALTSRS, translated from the coding sequence ATGAGCTTTGCCAGGCGCACGAGACACATCCTCTGGCTCCTCGCAGCCAGTCTTGTCGCCCTGCAATGGATCGTCGTGCGGCTTGCCGGCGTGCAACTCCCGCATCTCTGGGTAGCGATTCTCTCCGGCGTCGGCATCTTCGGGGCAGCGGTCCTCCTCTCCTGGGCAGCGGAGGTCGCGCAGGTCGACATCCCGCAGAGCCTGGCGCTCGCGTTCCTGGCGCTGATTGCCGTGCTGCCCGAGTACGCGGTCGACATGTATTTCGCCTGGCAAGCGGGAAAGGACCCCACGTACACGCAGTACGCCACCGCAAACATGACCGGCGCGAACCGGCTGCTGATCGGCTTCGGCTGGGCGGCAGTGGTGGTGTGCTACTGGCTCAAGACTCGAAAGAAAGCGGTGGAGCTGGAGCCGTCGCATTCCATGGAGATTTCGTACCTGACGCTGGCGACGGCGTACTCCTTCGTCATCCCGCTCAAGGGCACGCTCTCCCTGATCGACACGGCGGTGCTGCTCGCCATCTTCGGGTTCTACGTCGTCTCCGCGTCCCGCGCGGGAATGTCGGAGCCCGAGCTGGGAGGGCCGTCCGAGCTGCTGGGCGAGCTACCCAAGTTCCAACGCCGGTCCGCGACGGTCGCCTTGTTCGCGATCGCGGGTTTGACCATCGGCCTGGCCGCAGAGCCGTTCGCGGAGAGTCTCCTGGCGACGGGCCGGGCCTACGGGGTGGAGGAGTTCATCCTCGTCCAGTGGATCGCTCCCCTGGCTTCCGAATCGCCGGAGTTCATCGTCGCCATTCTCTTTGCGCTGCGCGGCAATCCAGGCGCGAGCATCGGTACGTTGATCTCCTCGAAGGTGAACCAGTGGACGCTGCTCATCGGAATGCTTCCCCTTGCATACTCCGCCTCCTCCGGCCAAGCCACGGCGATGTCCCTCGATCGCCGGCAGGTCGAGGAGGTCCTCCTCACCGCGGCGCAGTCGCTGTTCGGCGTGGCGGTGATCGCGAATTTGCGCTTCTCGCTGATCGAGGCGCTGGTGATCGCGGTCCTCTTCGGAAGCCAGCTCTTCTTTCCCTCGCCCGCCGTGCGGTACGTCTATTCGTTCGGATATATCGCCCTCACCCTGATGTTCCTGATCACGAACCGGGATAACCGCCGCGGGTTCTTCGACGTCCGTCGCCTCCGTCCTGGTCATGCGACGAATGGCCCTGCGCTGACCTCGCGCTCCTGA
- a CDS encoding sodium:proton antiporter yields MHGLLAATPNAPHLGTLLPLWSVVPFAAMLVCIAVLPLAAGKLWESNLNKAVLSAVLGVPVAIWTATLDPTAVVHAASEYVAFIVLLGALFVISGGIVVRGTLAGTPGLNAVLIAIGAVLASVIGTTGASMLLIRPLLRANSIRLRKAHVFVFFIFVVANGGGLLTPMGDPPLFLGFLRGVPFTWTLRLWREWMFVNGILLVLFYIVDSTIFRQEDLARPGDLDRIAVKHQVPLSIAGKRNLLYLGGVAAVLLASGTLRLHPLFQDAGMLAMAALSLWTTPKGLRGENGFAWGPILEVAALFAGIFATMIPALAILNARGSELGLQHPWQYFWASGTLSSFLDNAPTYLTFASAASGTVGTNSENLGELLLSERGAALLEAISIGSVFMGANTYIGNGPNFMVKAIAEQGGVRMPGFFGYMAYSVAILIPLFVVLTWVFLL; encoded by the coding sequence GTGCACGGCCTCCTGGCAGCGACCCCCAACGCACCGCACCTCGGGACCCTCCTTCCGCTCTGGAGCGTGGTCCCTTTCGCTGCCATGCTCGTTTGCATCGCGGTGCTGCCGCTGGCGGCCGGGAAGCTCTGGGAGTCCAACCTCAACAAGGCGGTCCTCAGCGCCGTGCTCGGCGTGCCCGTGGCGATCTGGACGGCCACGCTCGACCCCACGGCAGTGGTGCATGCCGCCAGCGAGTACGTGGCCTTCATCGTCCTGCTCGGAGCCCTCTTCGTCATCTCCGGAGGGATCGTCGTCCGGGGCACCCTCGCCGGAACTCCAGGCCTCAACGCCGTGCTGATCGCCATCGGAGCCGTGCTCGCCTCGGTGATCGGGACGACGGGCGCGTCGATGCTGCTCATCCGGCCGCTGTTGCGCGCCAACTCCATCCGCCTGCGGAAGGCGCACGTCTTCGTCTTCTTCATCTTCGTGGTCGCGAACGGCGGCGGCTTGCTGACGCCGATGGGCGACCCTCCGCTCTTCCTCGGCTTCCTCCGCGGCGTTCCCTTCACCTGGACGTTGCGGCTCTGGCGGGAATGGATGTTCGTCAACGGCATCCTGCTCGTCCTCTTCTACATCGTGGACTCGACGATCTTCCGCCAGGAGGACCTTGCCCGGCCCGGCGACCTGGATCGGATCGCAGTCAAGCACCAGGTTCCCCTGAGCATCGCCGGGAAGAGAAACCTGCTCTATCTGGGAGGCGTAGCGGCGGTGCTGCTGGCGTCCGGCACCCTGCGCTTGCACCCGTTGTTCCAGGACGCGGGCATGCTGGCCATGGCGGCGCTCTCCCTGTGGACCACCCCCAAAGGCCTGCGCGGCGAGAACGGCTTCGCCTGGGGCCCCATCCTGGAAGTGGCGGCGCTGTTCGCGGGCATCTTCGCCACCATGATCCCCGCTCTCGCCATCCTCAACGCCAGAGGCAGCGAGCTCGGGCTCCAGCACCCCTGGCAGTATTTCTGGGCCAGCGGCACGCTCTCCTCCTTTCTCGACAATGCGCCTACCTATCTGACCTTCGCTTCCGCGGCGAGCGGCACCGTAGGCACCAACTCGGAAAACCTGGGCGAGCTGCTGCTCAGCGAGCGCGGCGCCGCGCTGCTCGAGGCCATCTCCATCGGCTCGGTCTTCATGGGCGCCAACACGTACATCGGCAACGGCCCGAACTTCATGGTCAAGGCCATCGCCGAGCAGGGCGGGGTCCGGATGCCGGGCTTCTTCGGATACATGGCCTACAGCGTGGCCATCCTGATTCCGCTGTTCGTCGTCTTGACCTGGGTGTTCCTGCTCTGA
- a CDS encoding M13 family metallopeptidase yields the protein MSPARVALLAAAAAACASQKGPTAPPPAQQHGVELSDIDRGANPCTDFFQFANGAWRKANPIPASMQRWSRRWQAGEKNKERLKDILEEISRRSDWPGGSVERIVGDDYASCMDEARAEASGIAPLAPMLAEIDGIRSQADLQRAIRHLQTALVFAPFALGAQPDQHDPTRTTADIGAAGLGLPDRDYYLKPEPRFADAREKYRLHVQRMFELAGAAGAKEAADVVFAFEKRLAEASLDNVALRDPNNLDHPTSFEKLRALTPHFDWSALYDEAKLPQGELNVEQPAFLAQFEKELAQTPLPAWRTYLRWQLLASAAPWLSKAFVEESFAFDQKYLAGVAELKPRWKRCAESADFRLGEALGRKYVERYFPPAAKGRVQELVRNELAAMKDIIEGLGWMGPETKRRALEKLATFNPKIGYPDKWKDYSGVRIRRDAPVWENVLEGRKFVVDDFRSTIGKPTDRGRWGMTPPTSDAYYNPLLNEIVFPAGILQPPAFDLEATDAVNYGAIGVVIGHEISHGFDDQGAQFDASGRLHNWWTAADLESFRQRGQCVVNQFEGFYIEPAIHHNGRLVLGESIGDLAGARIAFAAFQKALGQHPQPVRDGFTPEQQFFIAWGQFRGDETRPETQRLMVQGDPHPIAKYRVIGPLSNLPSFQQAFSCRSGDAMVRPAAERCEVW from the coding sequence ATGAGTCCTGCCCGCGTTGCGCTGCTCGCGGCGGCCGCGGCCGCCTGCGCTAGCCAGAAGGGTCCGACGGCGCCACCTCCGGCGCAGCAGCACGGCGTGGAGCTCTCGGACATCGACCGCGGCGCCAACCCCTGTACGGACTTCTTCCAGTTCGCCAATGGGGCCTGGCGCAAGGCGAATCCGATTCCTGCCTCGATGCAGCGCTGGAGCCGCCGCTGGCAGGCGGGCGAGAAGAACAAGGAGCGTCTCAAGGACATCCTCGAGGAGATCTCGAGGCGGTCCGACTGGCCAGGCGGAAGCGTCGAGCGGATCGTCGGCGACGATTACGCCTCCTGCATGGACGAGGCGCGCGCGGAAGCATCGGGGATTGCCCCCTTGGCCCCGATGCTTGCGGAGATCGACGGAATCCGGTCGCAGGCGGATCTGCAGCGCGCGATCCGCCACCTGCAAACCGCGCTGGTCTTCGCGCCCTTCGCGCTCGGCGCGCAGCCCGACCAGCACGACCCGACGCGGACGACCGCGGACATTGGAGCGGCCGGGCTTGGCTTGCCCGATCGCGACTACTATCTGAAGCCTGAGCCGCGCTTCGCGGACGCGCGCGAGAAGTACCGCCTGCACGTGCAGCGCATGTTCGAGCTGGCGGGGGCGGCCGGAGCGAAGGAAGCCGCGGACGTCGTCTTCGCCTTCGAGAAACGGCTGGCGGAAGCCTCGCTGGACAACGTCGCGCTCCGCGATCCGAACAACCTCGATCATCCGACCTCGTTCGAGAAGCTCCGCGCCCTGACCCCGCACTTCGACTGGTCGGCGCTGTACGACGAGGCGAAGCTGCCGCAGGGAGAGCTGAACGTGGAGCAGCCGGCTTTCCTTGCCCAGTTCGAGAAGGAGCTGGCGCAGACGCCGCTGCCGGCCTGGCGCACCTATCTGCGCTGGCAGCTGCTCGCTTCGGCCGCGCCGTGGCTCTCGAAGGCTTTCGTCGAGGAGTCGTTCGCGTTCGATCAGAAGTACCTCGCTGGCGTGGCCGAGCTGAAGCCGCGCTGGAAGCGGTGCGCCGAATCCGCGGACTTCCGGCTCGGGGAGGCGCTGGGACGCAAATACGTCGAGCGCTACTTTCCTCCCGCGGCCAAGGGCAGGGTGCAGGAGCTGGTGCGCAACGAGCTCGCGGCGATGAAGGACATCATCGAGGGCCTGGGCTGGATGGGGCCGGAGACGAAACGGCGGGCGCTGGAGAAGCTCGCCACCTTCAACCCGAAGATCGGATATCCGGACAAGTGGAAGGACTATTCGGGCGTGCGCATCCGCCGTGATGCGCCAGTCTGGGAGAACGTGCTGGAGGGTCGGAAGTTCGTCGTCGACGACTTCCGCTCGACCATCGGGAAGCCCACGGATCGAGGGCGCTGGGGCATGACTCCGCCCACCTCCGATGCGTACTACAACCCGCTGCTCAACGAGATCGTCTTTCCGGCGGGCATCCTCCAGCCGCCGGCCTTCGATCTCGAGGCTACCGACGCCGTCAACTATGGCGCCATCGGCGTCGTGATCGGCCACGAGATCAGCCATGGTTTCGACGATCAGGGGGCGCAGTTCGACGCCTCCGGGCGGCTGCACAACTGGTGGACCGCGGCGGATCTCGAGTCCTTCCGCCAGCGCGGCCAGTGCGTGGTGAACCAGTTCGAGGGCTTCTACATCGAGCCTGCCATCCATCACAACGGGCGCCTGGTCCTTGGCGAATCGATCGGCGATCTCGCCGGCGCGCGCATCGCGTTCGCCGCGTTCCAGAAGGCGCTGGGCCAGCATCCGCAACCGGTCCGCGACGGGTTCACGCCCGAGCAGCAGTTCTTCATCGCCTGGGGACAATTCCGCGGCGACGAGACGCGGCCCGAGACGCAGCGCTTGATGGTCCAGGGCGATCCGCACCCCATCGCCAAATACCGGGTGATCGGACCTCTCTCGAATCTGCCGTCGTTCCAGCAGGCCTTTTCTTGCCGTTCGGGCGACGCCATGGTGCGGCCGGCAGCGGAGCGCTGCGAAGTCTGGTGA